A genomic window from Slackia heliotrinireducens DSM 20476 includes:
- a CDS encoding biotin transporter BioY: MKTRSQSVAFCGLAIALIAVSAWVTIPLGPVPFTLQILMLTLVLLVLPPREMVAAIVGYVALGAIGLPVFSGMRGGIGVVMGTTGGYIIGYAVGACLVALLFYFWKEPANKKARFAREITASALFLVVVYILGWIQLAVVADLSAGAAFVAGVAPFVIPDAIKIGVATVVAHAIKQSLPALGAAKKVA; encoded by the coding sequence ATGAAAACAAGAAGCCAATCGGTTGCGTTCTGCGGTCTTGCCATCGCGCTGATCGCTGTGAGCGCTTGGGTAACCATCCCGCTGGGTCCCGTGCCCTTCACTCTGCAGATTCTGATGCTGACCTTGGTGCTGCTGGTGCTGCCGCCCCGCGAGATGGTGGCGGCCATCGTGGGCTACGTGGCCCTGGGCGCCATCGGCCTGCCTGTGTTCTCGGGCATGCGCGGCGGCATCGGCGTGGTCATGGGCACCACCGGCGGCTACATCATCGGCTACGCGGTAGGTGCCTGCCTGGTGGCGCTGCTCTTCTATTTCTGGAAGGAGCCGGCGAACAAGAAGGCCCGCTTCGCCCGCGAGATTACGGCGTCGGCGCTGTTCCTGGTCGTGGTTTACATCCTGGGCTGGATTCAGCTGGCGGTTGTGGCCGACCTGTCGGCAGGTGCGGCGTTTGTCGCCGGCGTGGCCCCGTTCGTCATTCCCGACGCCATCAAGATCGGCGTGGCAACGGTTGTGGCCCATGCCATCAAGCAGTCGCTGCCGGCGCTTGGCGCCGCGAAGAAGGTTGCGTAA
- a CDS encoding zinc ribbon domain-containing protein, with translation MFCPNCGTQLPDGSAFCGNCGNRLNAAPNPAPAPGYPPVAQPAGSFDIKKFLPIIIGVAAAVLLLALFLIIRPFGGGLSGENVGKIMTMEPEKIAKQLDKMESVKVDGQRLYVSSEEFGDLIKDADDGLSKKEAAAADGEWAFAVNPDARDLEDGDDLGSVSCFRVYADTDDLNCNKIVDYAKDMGLDVGTYACYVGDGGDYGYLTAYNDDYSINLNVSIDSHATVASATVYTDDGYDLKDAQDEVENYADNLEDEMDEFDYEEIQTNVK, from the coding sequence ATGTTTTGCCCCAACTGCGGTACGCAACTCCCCGACGGTTCCGCATTCTGCGGCAATTGCGGAAACCGACTGAACGCCGCCCCCAACCCTGCTCCTGCGCCTGGCTACCCTCCCGTCGCGCAGCCTGCCGGGTCCTTCGATATTAAGAAGTTCCTGCCGATTATCATCGGTGTGGCCGCAGCGGTGCTGCTCCTGGCGTTGTTCCTGATCATCCGCCCCTTCGGCGGCGGGCTCAGCGGCGAAAACGTGGGCAAGATCATGACCATGGAACCCGAAAAGATCGCCAAGCAGCTCGACAAGATGGAGTCTGTCAAGGTTGACGGCCAGAGGCTGTACGTGAGCTCCGAGGAGTTCGGCGACCTGATCAAGGATGCCGATGACGGCCTGAGCAAGAAAGAAGCCGCGGCGGCCGACGGCGAATGGGCGTTTGCCGTGAACCCCGACGCCCGCGACCTGGAAGACGGCGACGACCTGGGAAGCGTCTCGTGCTTCCGGGTGTACGCCGACACCGACGACCTGAACTGCAACAAGATCGTCGACTACGCCAAGGACATGGGGCTTGATGTGGGCACCTACGCCTGCTACGTCGGAGACGGCGGCGACTACGGCTACCTGACCGCCTACAACGACGATTATTCCATCAACCTGAACGTCTCCATCGACAGTCACGCCACTGTCGCTAGCGCCACCGTCTACACCGACGACGGCTACGACCTGAAGGACGCCCAGGACGAGGTCGAGAATTACGCCGACAATCTGGAAGACGAAATGGACGAATTCGACTACGAGGAAATCCAGACCAACGTCAAGTAA
- a CDS encoding winged helix-turn-helix transcriptional regulator, with protein MSDSKIDDAKFEGTGYSYTMSLIQGKHKMVILYCLMEFQPVRFNEMRRYLGKVTDKTLSANLKELEADGLIARREYPQVPPKVEYSLTPLGDSLMKVLDQLCTWGEEHMK; from the coding sequence ATGTCCGATTCGAAGATCGACGACGCCAAGTTCGAAGGAACCGGCTACAGCTATACGATGTCGCTCATACAAGGCAAGCACAAGATGGTCATCCTGTATTGCCTGATGGAGTTCCAGCCGGTGCGTTTCAACGAGATGCGCCGCTACCTTGGGAAGGTGACCGACAAGACGCTTTCGGCCAACCTGAAGGAGCTCGAAGCCGACGGGCTTATTGCCCGCAGAGAGTATCCGCAGGTCCCGCCCAAGGTTGAGTATTCGCTCACGCCGCTGGGCGATTCGCTCATGAAGGTGCTCGACCAGCTGTGCACCTGGGGCGAAGAGCATATGAAATAG
- a CDS encoding DUF3267 domain-containing protein has translation MHLVYKGKFTGPDDLPVADMPERAVMFDEPDSLDGIAREAVKYTLYMCIPVVAVLVAGLLLDGTDPLAPQFALGIMLGAALSLVAAVPHEFLHAMCMPRGAQVELWTALRQGMLFVTTTHPFTKGRFIVMSALPGLVLGVIPCLVWLLIPHGTLGSAALFTFGASSFLMAAGDMLNIANALRQVPTGGTVALSGIHSYWWTD, from the coding sequence ATGCATTTGGTTTACAAAGGGAAGTTCACCGGCCCGGACGATCTGCCCGTGGCCGACATGCCCGAACGCGCGGTCATGTTCGACGAGCCCGACTCGCTTGACGGCATCGCCCGCGAGGCCGTCAAATACACCCTGTACATGTGCATCCCCGTGGTTGCGGTGCTGGTGGCGGGCCTGCTGTTGGACGGCACCGACCCGCTGGCCCCGCAATTCGCACTGGGCATCATGCTGGGCGCGGCGTTGTCCCTGGTGGCGGCCGTACCCCACGAGTTCCTTCATGCCATGTGCATGCCGCGCGGCGCCCAGGTGGAACTGTGGACCGCCCTGCGCCAGGGCATGCTCTTCGTCACCACCACGCACCCGTTCACGAAGGGCCGGTTCATCGTCATGAGCGCCCTGCCTGGCCTCGTCCTTGGAGTTATCCCCTGTTTGGTCTGGCTGCTCATCCCCCACGGCACCCTCGGATCTGCGGCGTTGTTCACCTTCGGCGCATCCAGCTTCCTCATGGCCGCCGGCGACATGCTCAACATCGCCAACGCGCTACGCCAGGTTCCGACGGGCGGCACCGTGGCCCTGTCCGGCATTCACTCCTACTGGTGGACCGATTAG
- the tsaD gene encoding tRNA (adenosine(37)-N6)-threonylcarbamoyltransferase complex transferase subunit TsaD has protein sequence MGAYILAFDTANEVVAVGVGRLPDDAVDITAAQAECVASASVSARRASNTTLIARIDEALASAGVTKDQVAAVVCGRGPGSFTGVRICMATAKGMASALEVPLLGVSTLDAVAWRAWAEGVRGALLVVADAMRKEVYPVLFRLDDEGAQRLTADAVVKVHDAERWIAQAVLETFGDPATELKIAGDGLMKYRETFEGLGQVLDEGLWPVSGEGLLMAPRMGGNPATLLPVYTRLSDAEENERIRLADAARAPKDLATGVQAEGAVTYRPLDAEHVGDVVDLERRTMGTDAWNANLVADELPRKDRTWWAAFDGTRLVGYCGGLVVAGQVEILKISVEPAYRRRGIARHLLGLVAADARDLGASECTLEVRVSNEGAQAFYRDLGLELVGVRPGYYSDREDAAIMTGPLPVEVHDVAGMTLRVDEVANGEESDVVAVQPLILAIESSCDETAAAIIDGEGSMLSDVVASQIDFHARFGGVVPEIASRKHIEAICGVTDECLDVAARALGRSRLRWRDLDAVAVTYAPGLVGALVVGVAFAKGAAWGADLPIIAVNHLEGHLYANRLAEPDIQPPMVVSLVSGGHTMLVHVKDWGDYETLGSTIDDAVGEAFDKVSKALGLGYPGGPIISKYAAQGDAKAIAFPRALMHSGDLRFSLSGLKTAVTTYINKEREAGRELNIPDIAASFEAAVVDVQVSKAHTALKDTGARTFCLGGGVAANPALRGAYEAMCKKHGYRLVMPPLSACGDNAAMIAEVARDRFAQGKFADWSLDVTAHAPLDEPY, from the coding sequence ATGGGCGCATACATTCTGGCATTCGACACGGCCAACGAGGTCGTTGCGGTGGGCGTGGGCCGCCTGCCCGACGATGCTGTCGACATAACCGCCGCTCAAGCCGAATGCGTCGCATCGGCGTCGGTTTCGGCACGGCGGGCCAGCAACACCACGCTTATCGCTCGCATCGACGAGGCGCTGGCGTCTGCCGGCGTGACGAAAGACCAGGTCGCAGCCGTGGTTTGCGGTCGCGGCCCTGGCAGTTTCACGGGCGTGCGCATTTGCATGGCCACGGCCAAAGGCATGGCGTCCGCGTTGGAGGTGCCGCTGTTGGGCGTGTCCACCCTGGATGCCGTGGCGTGGCGCGCGTGGGCCGAAGGGGTCCGCGGCGCACTGCTGGTGGTTGCCGACGCCATGCGTAAAGAGGTGTATCCGGTGCTGTTTCGTCTGGATGACGAAGGTGCGCAACGCCTGACCGCCGACGCGGTGGTGAAGGTGCACGACGCCGAGCGCTGGATTGCCCAGGCGGTGCTGGAAACCTTCGGCGACCCCGCCACCGAGTTGAAGATTGCAGGCGACGGCCTGATGAAATACCGCGAAACCTTCGAGGGTCTGGGCCAGGTGCTGGACGAGGGCTTGTGGCCCGTGTCCGGCGAGGGTTTGCTGATGGCGCCTCGGATGGGCGGTAACCCGGCCACGCTGCTGCCGGTGTACACGCGCCTGTCCGACGCGGAGGAGAACGAACGCATTCGACTGGCTGACGCGGCTCGTGCGCCGAAAGACCTGGCCACGGGCGTGCAGGCCGAAGGTGCCGTCACATATCGGCCTCTGGACGCCGAGCATGTGGGCGATGTGGTCGACCTGGAACGACGCACCATGGGAACCGATGCGTGGAACGCGAATTTGGTGGCCGACGAACTGCCCCGCAAGGACCGCACCTGGTGGGCCGCCTTCGACGGAACGCGGCTGGTGGGCTATTGCGGCGGGTTGGTCGTCGCAGGCCAGGTTGAGATTCTCAAGATTTCCGTCGAGCCTGCGTACCGTCGTCGCGGCATTGCCCGGCATCTGCTGGGTCTGGTGGCCGCCGACGCACGCGACCTGGGCGCCTCGGAGTGCACGCTTGAGGTGCGCGTGTCCAACGAGGGCGCGCAGGCGTTCTACCGTGATCTGGGGCTGGAGCTTGTGGGCGTGCGCCCGGGCTATTATAGCGATCGGGAGGACGCCGCCATCATGACCGGTCCGCTTCCCGTGGAGGTCCACGACGTGGCGGGCATGACCCTGCGTGTGGACGAGGTTGCCAATGGGGAAGAATCCGACGTTGTGGCTGTTCAACCGCTGATTCTGGCCATCGAGAGCTCCTGTGACGAGACCGCCGCGGCCATTATCGACGGCGAAGGGTCCATGCTGTCCGACGTGGTGGCGTCCCAGATCGATTTCCATGCGCGCTTCGGCGGCGTGGTTCCGGAAATCGCCAGCCGCAAGCACATCGAGGCCATCTGCGGCGTGACCGACGAGTGTCTGGACGTGGCGGCCCGCGCGCTGGGCCGCAGCCGCCTGCGGTGGCGCGACTTGGATGCCGTCGCCGTAACCTACGCTCCGGGCCTGGTGGGAGCGCTGGTGGTAGGTGTCGCCTTCGCCAAGGGTGCCGCATGGGGCGCCGATCTGCCCATTATCGCCGTGAACCACTTGGAGGGACATCTGTATGCGAACCGCCTGGCCGAGCCGGACATCCAGCCTCCCATGGTGGTGTCGCTGGTCAGCGGCGGCCACACCATGCTGGTCCATGTGAAGGATTGGGGCGATTACGAAACGCTGGGCTCGACCATCGACGATGCGGTGGGCGAGGCCTTCGACAAGGTGTCCAAGGCGCTGGGGCTGGGTTATCCTGGCGGTCCGATTATCAGCAAATACGCAGCTCAGGGCGATGCGAAGGCCATCGCGTTCCCGCGTGCGCTCATGCACTCGGGCGATTTGCGGTTCAGCCTGTCTGGCCTGAAGACCGCCGTGACCACCTACATCAACAAGGAGCGCGAGGCGGGGCGCGAACTGAACATTCCCGACATCGCAGCCAGTTTCGAGGCGGCGGTGGTCGATGTGCAGGTGTCGAAGGCGCACACGGCCCTGAAGGACACCGGCGCGCGCACGTTCTGCCTGGGCGGCGGCGTTGCGGCCAATCCCGCGCTGCGCGGCGCCTACGAAGCCATGTGCAAGAAGCACGGGTATCGCCTGGTCATGCCGCCGCTTTCGGCCTGCGGAGACAATGCGGCCATGATCGCCGAAGTCGCCCGCGACCGCTTCGCCCAAGGCAAGTTCGCCGACTGGAGCCTGGATGTGACGGCCCACGCCCCCTTGGACGAGCCGTACTAG
- a CDS encoding Sapep family Mn(2+)-dependent dipeptidase, protein MADEELLRAADEFIASNWEDIVSDIAKMIAVPSVVDFDAATPEHPSGPAAHEGLKAAVALAERLGFESVDDAGEIGFADLPGTSDTLLAMICHADVVAPGIGWTLDPWTMLRKDGFLLGRGVIDDKGPLVIALYAMKFFQERDARLPYTLRMIFGTNEETGCMRDVAYYQEKYGSPAFLFTPDNTFPVCYGEKGGYRGILRSPGFENGTIVDFTTGGSATNAVPGLAKLTLKAHADALPPAEGIAFEAAGDGLVTLTATGVAGHAAMPEGTVSAIGMLVAYLLEHNLTTAAESTWLRGLDAVIGHTDGSGVGIACSDEDFGPLTCVAGTIHRVDDRFNVTLDLRYPTTITPDEMGAAFAALAEEFGGSFSGKSVMEPFLMDKNSDIIRVFAEAYHDATGLDGDPFTSGGATYAREFPRAVSFGVEDPHDSYPAWVGGMHAADEGVSEETLKRALRTYILTISRLMELDLDRFAGEHPSAAEAAE, encoded by the coding sequence ATGGCCGACGAGGAACTTTTGCGGGCCGCAGATGAATTCATAGCTTCGAACTGGGAAGACATCGTTTCCGACATCGCGAAGATGATCGCGGTGCCAAGCGTCGTCGATTTCGACGCCGCCACCCCCGAACATCCCAGCGGACCCGCCGCCCACGAGGGGCTGAAGGCCGCCGTGGCGCTGGCCGAACGCCTGGGCTTCGAATCCGTCGACGACGCCGGCGAAATCGGGTTTGCGGACCTGCCCGGCACATCCGACACGCTGCTCGCCATGATCTGCCACGCCGACGTGGTGGCACCAGGCATCGGCTGGACGCTGGACCCCTGGACCATGCTCCGCAAGGACGGTTTCCTGCTGGGCCGCGGCGTGATCGACGACAAGGGACCGCTGGTCATAGCCCTGTACGCCATGAAATTCTTCCAAGAGCGCGACGCGCGGCTGCCCTACACCCTGCGCATGATCTTCGGCACCAACGAGGAGACGGGCTGCATGCGCGATGTGGCCTACTACCAGGAGAAATACGGTTCGCCTGCCTTCCTGTTCACGCCCGACAACACCTTCCCCGTCTGCTATGGTGAAAAGGGCGGCTACCGCGGAATCCTTCGGTCTCCCGGCTTCGAAAACGGCACCATCGTAGACTTCACCACGGGCGGATCCGCCACCAATGCCGTGCCTGGCCTGGCGAAACTCACCTTGAAGGCCCATGCGGACGCCCTGCCTCCTGCAGAAGGGATCGCCTTCGAAGCCGCCGGCGACGGTCTGGTCACCCTGACCGCCACAGGTGTGGCGGGACATGCGGCTATGCCCGAAGGCACCGTGAGCGCCATCGGCATGCTGGTTGCCTACCTGCTCGAACACAACCTGACCACCGCCGCCGAATCGACCTGGCTGCGCGGGCTGGACGCCGTTATTGGCCATACGGACGGCTCGGGCGTCGGCATCGCCTGCTCCGACGAGGATTTCGGGCCGCTGACCTGCGTCGCAGGTACCATCCATCGCGTCGACGACCGCTTCAACGTCACGCTGGACCTTCGTTACCCCACCACCATCACCCCCGATGAGATGGGCGCCGCCTTCGCCGCGTTGGCCGAAGAGTTCGGCGGCAGCTTCAGCGGGAAATCCGTGATGGAACCCTTCCTGATGGACAAGAACTCCGACATCATCCGGGTGTTCGCCGAGGCCTACCACGACGCGACCGGGCTGGACGGCGACCCCTTCACCTCGGGCGGCGCCACCTATGCCCGCGAATTCCCCCGCGCCGTCAGCTTCGGCGTCGAGGATCCGCACGACAGCTATCCCGCATGGGTGGGCGGCATGCACGCCGCTGACGAGGGCGTTTCCGAAGAAACCCTCAAACGGGCGCTGCGCACCTACATACTGACAATTTCGCGCTTGATGGAGCTGGACCTCGACCGGTTCGCCGGCGAACACCCCTCCGCCGCCGAAGCCGCCGAATAG
- a CDS encoding sensor histidine kinase, whose protein sequence is MHRLQTYLAILATLFTATGTILLTMVSSVIDLSAFETAWFILLICTVTFAISLVIGHYLVEPLKNLHLKAQTLLSGVTDVSFQPEGTIAEADMLARDFHDLSEKTSQQMADLSVQQKRQTQFISDVAHELRTPLTAIRGNAETLADPDMPQDLRERFTHTIVSEAERLTRLTNDLLTLQHIEDGSEQQALQRVNLRTIATDVADVLETLVEDRNGTIEVVGEAPDVLGNPDRLQQAIYNLVANACRFIGDGGHIVIRLEGVDDKTIVSVIDDGPGFGDTDPNMLFSRFYRGDNSRARNTGGTGLGLAIVKSVVEAHDGTVQAFNVASGGACFMIALPSVH, encoded by the coding sequence ATGCACCGCCTACAAACATATCTGGCCATCCTCGCGACGCTCTTTACGGCCACGGGCACCATCCTGCTGACCATGGTCAGCAGCGTGATTGACCTTTCCGCCTTTGAAACGGCCTGGTTCATCCTGCTCATCTGCACCGTGACCTTCGCCATTAGCCTGGTTATCGGCCACTACCTGGTGGAACCGCTGAAAAACCTGCACCTGAAGGCGCAGACCCTGCTCAGCGGCGTGACCGACGTGTCCTTCCAGCCCGAAGGAACCATTGCCGAGGCCGACATGCTGGCCCGCGACTTCCACGACCTGAGCGAAAAGACCTCCCAGCAGATGGCCGATCTGAGTGTGCAGCAGAAACGCCAGACCCAGTTCATCAGCGACGTTGCCCACGAGCTGCGCACGCCGCTTACGGCCATCCGCGGCAACGCCGAAACGCTGGCCGACCCCGATATGCCGCAGGACCTGCGGGAACGCTTCACCCATACCATCGTCAGCGAGGCCGAGCGCCTGACCCGCCTGACCAATGACCTGCTCACGCTGCAGCACATCGAGGACGGAAGCGAGCAGCAGGCGCTGCAGCGCGTCAACCTGCGCACCATCGCCACCGACGTAGCCGACGTGCTGGAAACCCTGGTGGAGGACCGTAACGGCACCATCGAGGTGGTGGGCGAAGCCCCCGACGTGCTGGGCAACCCCGACCGCCTGCAGCAGGCCATCTACAACCTGGTGGCCAACGCCTGCCGGTTCATCGGCGACGGCGGACACATCGTCATCCGGCTGGAAGGCGTCGACGACAAGACCATCGTGAGCGTCATCGACGACGGCCCGGGATTCGGCGACACAGACCCGAACATGCTGTTCAGCCGCTTCTACCGCGGCGACAACTCCCGCGCCCGCAACACGGGCGGCACGGGTCTGGGGCTGGCCATCGTCAAGAGCGTCGTGGAGGCCCACGACGGCACCGTGCAGGCGTTCAACGTGGCCAGCGGCGGAGCCTGCTTCATGATCGCACTGCCTTCGGTCCACTAG
- a CDS encoding response regulator transcription factor, with the protein MSDQPSTILLVDDEQSIIDFVSYNLRKAGYQVDTAENGDVALAMSRHKHYDLYVLDIMMPGMNGYELCRNLRTRTNAPVLFLSARDSELDKVVGLEIGADDYLAKPFGVRELIARVRALLRRGQMDAEPMAGESITAGGITLDEARHIAEGPNGSIDLTPREFELLSALMKVAGKVASREDLLREAWGWEYITETKTVDTHIKRLRDKLAAAGFDPGIIETVRGYGYRFRA; encoded by the coding sequence ATGAGCGACCAGCCCAGCACCATCTTGCTTGTCGACGACGAGCAGTCCATCATCGATTTCGTCTCCTACAACCTTCGTAAAGCGGGCTATCAGGTAGACACGGCAGAAAACGGCGACGTCGCGCTGGCCATGTCGCGCCACAAGCATTACGACCTGTACGTGCTGGACATCATGATGCCCGGCATGAACGGCTACGAGCTGTGCCGCAACCTGCGCACCCGCACCAACGCGCCGGTGCTGTTCCTTTCCGCCCGCGACTCCGAGCTGGACAAGGTCGTCGGCCTGGAAATCGGCGCCGATGACTACCTGGCCAAACCCTTCGGCGTCCGCGAGCTCATCGCCCGCGTGCGCGCCCTGTTGCGTCGCGGCCAGATGGACGCCGAGCCCATGGCGGGCGAATCCATCACGGCCGGCGGCATCACCTTGGACGAGGCACGCCACATCGCCGAGGGCCCCAACGGATCCATCGACCTGACCCCCCGCGAGTTCGAGCTGCTGAGCGCCCTTATGAAGGTAGCCGGCAAGGTGGCTTCCCGCGAAGACCTGTTGCGCGAGGCCTGGGGTTGGGAATACATCACCGAGACCAAGACCGTCGACACCCACATCAAGCGCCTGCGCGACAAGCTGGCCGCCGCCGGCTTCGATCCGGGCATCATCGAGACGGTCCGCGGATACGGGTATCGCTTCAGGGCATAA